In the genome of Calothrix sp. PCC 6303, the window CTGTCGAGAGGAAGAATATATTGCTGGGGAGGAACAACTTTCAACGCTGCATGGTGCGGTATGTTTGCAGGAATTAGCAGATGGGCAAATTCAGGATTATTTAAATCAGTTGAATCGCGGGGATTTGTGGCAAAGTATCCAAAATAATGCTGATTTTTTGGAGTTGGCAAGGACTCCTTTGTTATTGTCGATGATGGTGGTTGCCTATCAAGGACGGGCAATCCAGACAAAGGAAGAGTTATTTGATGCTTATATTGAGCGGAGATTTGAGTTGTTGCCTGTGGTGAAAGGGGAACCGGAACGCAGAAAAATCATGCGTTTTTTGGTGTTTTTAGCGCAGCGATTGCGAGGAACACAAACGGAGTTTTTGATTGAGAATATGCAGCCTAGTTGGTTGCAAAATCGTAGGCAAAGATTGATTTTTGGGCTAATTTTTGGACTAATTTTTGGGCTAATTTTTGGGCTAATTTTTGGGCTAATTTTTGGGCTGATTTTTGGGCTGATTTATGGACTGATTTATGGGCTGATTATAGGGCTGATTTATGGGCTGATTATAGGGCAAAGTGATATTAAATTAGTTGAAGCCATTCAATTCTCCTTTACACTTTCTGCACTCAAAAGATTGTTTACAAATTTCTTTGGTTGGCTGATTTTAGGGCTGATTTTGGGGCGGATTTTGGGGCTGATTATAGGGCTGATTTATGGGCTGATTTATGAGATGATTTATGGGCTGCAAGGTGAGATTGTCAATAAATCAACTCCCAATCAAGGCATTCGGAACTCAGCTAAAAATATGGTGATCCTCACATTCATATTTAGCTTCATTTTTCTAGTTGGACAAATTTGGTTAAAGCCATTTTTACTCCAATTTGTCGAAGCTAAGGAAGCAACTAAACTTCTAACTTTATCCCAAGCCATGATAATCTTTTCAACATTTTATTCTGGTGGTGGAATAGCCTGCATCCAACACTTTTCCCTTCGCTTGGTACTTTGGCACAATCGCTACATCCCCTGGAACTATGTCAAATTCCTCAGCCGTGCAGCAGAACGCCGTTTTATCCAACAAATAGGCGGACGTTATCGCTTTATCCACCGTTTACTACTGGAACACTTCGCCGATATGCGGGTTTAATCACCTTGATTTAGCAACCCCAGAAACCCCGTTCATTCAGTCGCAGTGAAAAATCGTTGTTAAATGTGGAGAAACCCGGTTTCTCACCACCCACGCGGTGTTAGGCTACCACGCAAATTTAAACTCATAACAAAAAACAATAAAATAGATAAAGTTACCTAACTGGAGCCATAATACTGGTGAAAGCCACAAAAGCGATCGCCCAAAAATTCTACACCTTGTCTGTACTGTGTTTGTTGTTATTTCTGATGTTTACAGGAAATAGCTGGGCGCAAATTCCTACTGATACAAAAATCACCCCCATAGTTGAAAAACTGATTGATAACAATGCCCGTGTGCGTTTAGAAGCACATGACGCACTTGTAAGTATTGGTTCGGGTGCAGTGCCGACGTTGGTAGAAAACCTCAAAAACCCAGATTGTAACATTCGCTGGCGTGCGGCTTGGGTTTTGGGTGATATGGGTACGGAAGCTGCGACTGCGGTGGGTGCGCTGACGGAAGCTTTGCAGGATGAAGATACCCAAGTGCGGATGTATGCAGTATTGGCTTTGGGTGAAATTGGCATACCTGCAAAATCTGCGGTTCCGGCTTTGATGGCAGCTTTGCAGGATAAAGAACAATATGTTCGCATTTATGCAGCTTCAGCTTTGAGACGGATTGGTACGGAGGCAAAAGTTGCGGTTCCGTCTTTGATTAATGCTTTAAAAGATAGTAATCCACGGGTGCGAAAAAATGCGGCTTTGGCTTTGGGTGCAATGGGAACTGAAGCTAATTCTGCGGTAAAGGTTTTAATTCCTTTGTTGAATGACAGTGAATATTATGTGCGATATGCAGTAGTTAAGGGTTTGGGTGGTGTTATTGGTGCTTATCAGGATGTGGCTGATAATTTGCCTAGTGCAAAATTAGCGAAGGTGATAGGAGATTTTGAACAGGTAATCAAAATTCTGGAATCACACAAAGAGAATTTTACCGAAGTGGATAATGCCCGTATCCGTCGTCCTTTGGAAGCATTGAAGGCTGAGAAGGAAACGCGATTATTTGATGTTGCGATCGCGTGGGCGTTGAAACATAAGTTACTTTTAGGGATAGTTATCTATGTAACTGTACTACCTTCGCTCTGGCTGATACTTCTAAAAATCAAGCCTTTGTGGCTATTGCAAATTAATAATACCCTAAAACCTTATACCGATTTTTCCCTGCCATTTATCAGTATTAATGTGCCATTGCGGTACGTCTTATTTATTGGTTGGTTTCATTTCCATCCCCAAGTACTGGATGCATGGGTAAACAAGTATATCGAGTCAGCGCGATCGCAGTTTCCCAAAAAAGACACTGTTACTAGTCGTAGTAATTATATTCCG includes:
- a CDS encoding NACHT domain-containing protein, whose amino-acid sequence is MKKLLKNPVFLTVGALIATLLIGYICNQLPELKDLLEVKKLQDLQNFKAEHKIAIALFIFLAILLIGFTYQQVKQQPEDAPANIDPTIRPRLLEAEATKVKQRLHDSLHNLLMVDLMREEQPQQVGRNPLQTLYTVSVNNTTSQPQVLDKMVDVLRRGDISGRLLILGQPGGGKTTTLLDLAEELIDKAKQNDSEPIPMIFELSAWRDDSVSILDWLVLQLKQEYNLAPGISRVWLQRGEILPLLDGLDELGLEKQRKCIHAINQYLQEDATRDLVVCCREEEYIAGEEQLSTLHGAVCLQELADGQIQDYLNQLNRGDLWQSIQNNADFLELARTPLLLSMMVVAYQGRAIQTKEELFDAYIERRFELLPVVKGEPERRKIMRFLVFLAQRLRGTQTEFLIENMQPSWLQNRRQRLIFGLIFGLIFGLIFGLIFGLIFGLIFGLIYGLIYGLIIGLIYGLIIGQSDIKLVEAIQFSFTLSALKRLFTNFFGWLILGLILGRILGLIIGLIYGLIYEMIYGLQGEIVNKSTPNQGIRNSAKNMVILTFIFSFIFLVGQIWLKPFLLQFVEAKEATKLLTLSQAMIIFSTFYSGGGIACIQHFSLRLVLWHNRYIPWNYVKFLSRAAERRFIQQIGGRYRFIHRLLLEHFADMRV